The sequence AATGCTACGGCCAGAATGCGTTTTCAAATTCTCAGTCAGCTTAGTTAATACTTGAGGAGTTGCCCAATTCTTACCCTCCTCTTTAGGGTAAACAAGCAGTCGGTGAAAATACTCCACATAAGCTTCTATATCTGGCTCACGGGGATCATGATGATACACACAAAGTAAGGCTTGAGCCGCAGGCATCGAACCTCGAATAAAACATACAGGGATTAAGGTAAACGATACCTCACCTGTATCAATATACTTCTTTTTTAATAAGGGGAAAACTTCAGTGCTAAATTCTGCACACGCCAAACATGAAGGCTCTTCAAATACTGTGATATTAATTGGTGCGTAACGATTGCCAAGAGTTGGGAAATGTTTGGCATTTGTAGGGATATGAGCTTTCGGAGGTAATATCGTCTGCTTTTTATAAATCATTAATCCAAAGCATAGTACGAAAAAAGCGCTGGTAACTATGACTAATATCTTTTTATTCAATGACTGTTCTCTTATCTTATATGGCCCACACAGAACTCAGAAATAAAATAAAAAAATAAAAATTGAAAACTATTTTTTATGCAAAGAAGTCTAGCTCTCTCTTTGATTCTCTTATTTCTATATTGAGATATGTCCACATCGATAAAAAACCTTTTAGTTTTATCATTCTCATTCTATTTAGAAAGAAAAATCACAATATTTTTCCTTGTATGGATAAAGAAACCCTAGAAAACATTTATAAGCACTTCCGTTATCGTTTTTTTAAATTAAGTATTCTCCCCGCATTTTTAGGATTATTGCTTATATGCACTCCTAATACACTGAACTATCAAGCTCCTAGTGT is a genomic window of Chlamydia psittaci 6BC containing:
- a CDS encoding DsbA family protein codes for the protein MIYKKQTILPPKAHIPTNAKHFPTLGNRYAPINITVFEEPSCLACAEFSTEVFPLLKKKYIDTGEVSFTLIPVCFIRGSMPAAQALLCVYHHDPREPDIEAYVEYFHRLLVYPKEEGKNWATPQVLTKLTENLKTHSGRSINPKGLMQCIDSQRYEEQIKKNNIYGSQVLGGQLATPTAVVGDYLIEDPTFEELERVIRQIRYLQAAEENND